In Helianthus annuus cultivar XRQ/B chromosome 9, HanXRQr2.0-SUNRISE, whole genome shotgun sequence, the following are encoded in one genomic region:
- the LOC110876170 gene encoding uncharacterized protein LOC110876170, with protein sequence MANTRQQEMEKQLKDSQLAIGKMEIIVQDLQANSQLVSDNMQTVAMSAEENKAAVAQIQLQMQLMVEKLTALENNRGMVVNGGNPETRLARLGRLDFPKFNGEDVEGWIYKCNHFFEVDHTPENLKLRYAVVNLEGKALQWHQGYLKSNNLTIDSISWDDYRRSAVARFSNELFEDALEELKNLHQTGSLQEYCDAFDALLNKVNLSQDQAVSLFVGGLKMEIRCLVKAFKPRNLREAYAVAKQQENIHNTLFGTNSFKKNSNQFNTPSYSKPSTSTFKPPSTMNANSLPLLPKPTQANLPRTTRKLSTKEMAEKREKGECFWCNEKFTPTHDCRNKKLFNIEIVYEEDDHSDEGEVVIGSEEPQISIHAITGVPSYSTMKIEGYMGTRRLYILVDSGSTHNFISLKLVKKLQCLVQSVSSMKVTVANGNQLECGQRCVGFKWKMQGMWFQADMLVIPLDSYDMVLGIEWLSKLGDIVWNFAEMTMQFKVQDRVHTLKGTETNGIKLCSTETMSSLLNGGAGAIQSHIFGLQLKNDVQTDPFGSKVTNPITCVKLQSLLEEYKDGFDIPTALPPKRSFDHKITLNNGDKPVNLRSYRYQALQKDMIEKMTQEMLDSGVIRSSQSSFAAPVVLVKKKDGSWRLCIDYRQLNEATIKNRFPIPLIDELLEELGGATIFSKLDLRSGYHQIRMYEPDIHKTAFRTHQGLFEFLVMPFGLTNAPATFQALMN encoded by the coding sequence ATGGCGAACACTCGACAACAAGAAATGGAGAAACAGTTGAAGGATAGTCAATTGGCGATTGGTAAGATGGAGATCATTGTACAGGATCTCCAAGCAAATTCTCAATTAGTGAGCGACAATATGCAAACAGTGGCTATGAGTGCAGAAGAAAATAAGGCAGCGGTGGCGCAGATTCAACTACAAATGCAATTAATGGTGGAAAAGTTAACAGCCTTAGAAAATAATAGAGGAATGGTTGTCAATGGAGGAAACCCAGAAACAAGATTAGCAAGGCTGGGAAGGTTAGACTTTCCCAAGTTCAATGGAGAAGACGTGGAAGGATGGATCTATAAGTGTAACCATTTCTTTGAAGTGGATCATACGCCTGAAAATCTGAAACTGAGATATGCGGTAGTTAATCTTGAAGGCAAGGCACTGCAATGGCATCAAGGGTACTTGAAGAGCAACAACTTGACTATTGATTCCATAAGTTGGGATGATTATAGAAGATCAGCAGTGGCAAGGTTCTCCAATGAACTGTTTGAAGATGCCTTAGAAGAATTAAAGAACCTGCATCAGACTGGGAGTTTGCAGGAGTATTGTGATGCTTTTGATGCTCTCTTAAACAAGGTAAATCTCTCCCAAGATCAAGCTGTTAGTCTATTTGTGGGAGGATTGAAAATGGAAATCAGGTGTTTGGTTAAAGCTTTTAAACCAAGAAACCTGAGAGAAGCTTATGCAGTGGCAAAACAGCAAGAAAATATACACAACACCCTATTTGGAACAAACTCTTTTAAGAAAAACTCAAACCAATTCAATACCCCATCATATTCTAAACCTTCAACCTCAACTTTTAAACCTCCTTCAACCATGAATGCTAACTCTCTTCCTTTGTTACCCAAACCTACCCAAGCTAACCTACCAAGAACCACTAGGAAATTATCTACAAAAGAAATGGCTGAAAAGAGAGAAAAGGGAGAGTGTTTCTGGTGTAATGAGAAGTTCACACCTACTCATGACTGCAGAAATAAAAAACTCTTCAACATTGAAATAGTGTATGAAGAAGATGACCATTCTGATGAAGGGGAAGTAGTAATTGGGTCTGAGGAGCCTCAAATCTCTATTCATGCCATCACAGGGGTACCCTCTTATTCTACCATGAAAATTGAAGGCTATATGGGAACTAGAAGGCTGTACATACTGGTTGACTCAGGGTCAACCCACAACTTCATTAGTCTGAAACTGGTAAAGAAGTTGCAATGTTTGGTACAATCTGTCTCCTCTATGAAGGTTACTGTAGCCAATGGTAACCAATTGGAATGTGGTCAGAGGTGTGTGGGGTTCAAATGGAAGATGCAGGGTATGTGGTTTCAAGCTGATATGCTTGTAATTCCATTAGATAGTTATGATATGGTGCTGGGAATAGAATGGTTGTCTAAGTTGGGAGACATTGTATGGAATTTTGCTGAGATGACCATGCAATTCAAGGTCCAAGATAGGGTGCACACATTGAAAGGAACTGAAACAAATGGAATCAAGTTGTGTTCTACTGAAACAATGAGTAGTTTGCTTAATGGAGGAGCAGGGGCAATTCAGTCACACATATTTGGCCTGCAACTGAAGAATGATGTGCAGACTGATCCATTTGGGTCCAAGGTCACTAATCCCATCACTTGTGTCAAATTGCAGTCATTATTGGAGGAATATAAAGATGGTTTTGATATTCCAACTGCATTACCTCCAAAGAGGTCTTTTGATCACAAGATAACTCTTAATAATGGGGACAAACCTGTGAACTTAAGATCTTATAGATATCAAGCCCTGCAAAAGGATATGATAGAAAAAATGACACAAGAAATGTTGGACTCAGGGGTAATCAGGAGTAGTCAAAGCTCCTTTGCAGCACCTGTGGTGTtagttaagaagaaagatgggtcatggAGGCTATGTATTGATTACAGACAGCTCAATGAGGCAACCATCAAGAACAGATTTCCTATACCCCTTATTGATGAGTTACTTGAAGAATTAGGAGGGGCCACCATTTTTTCCAAATTGGATTTGAGGTCTGGCTACCATCAAATCAGAATGTATGAGCCTGACATACATAAAACAGCCTTCAGAACACATCAAGGGTTGTTTGAGTTCTTGGTAATGCCCTTTGGGCTAACCAATGCTCCTGCCACCTTTCAAGCCTTGATGAATTAA
- the LOC110878293 gene encoding ABC transporter G family member 29 has translation MECESKAMEEENIVSVVRSIGRSLSRAAGSLGIEDVFSISSGCSHHSMEDEEALRWAALEKLSTYDRLRTTIFKHYVHVDQQEIPTDKMLLDVRELDPNAQQQFIDQILKVTVDDNGKFLKKFRDRVDKVGISLPTIEVRFQNLTIEADCHIGDRALPSLPNAARNIVESLLDFIGIHLYKKTKLAILKDVSGIIKPSRMTLLLGPPSSGKTTLLMAMSGKHDSSLKVEGEITYNGHKLCEFIPQRTSSYISQNDVHVGEMTVKETLDFSARCQGVGSRLDLLAEIARREKQARIFPDADVDLFMKATAIEGDAINLITYYTLRILGLDVCGDTIVGNAMRRGISGGQKKRVTTGEMLVGPAKTLFMDEISTGLDSSTTFQIVKCLQQVVHLTESTITMSLLQPDTETFDLFDDVILLSEGQIVYQGPRENALEFFESCGFMCPERKGIADFLQEVTSRKDQEQYWADRCKSYRYIPVSEFVQRFKSFHVGEKLKYELKIPYNKNQSHDAAVVFKKYLVTKREMLKASWNKELLLLRRNASVYIFKSVQFIILAFIGVTLFIRTKMHTRSEDDGSIYNKTLLLSLIINMYIGRAEIAFTVARVPVIFKQRDLLFHPMWVYTLPTFLLRLPICLLDSISWVAILYYGVGLAPEASRFFKHFLLIFLIQNVGGGLFRLIAGVCRKMNIANTFGTLALLLIFLLGGFILPNAQIPYWLGWLTWTLPLSYGFKSLAINEFFAARWMNKISSDNVTSLGITILENMDVPTQETWYWIGVASLLGFAVLFNVLFTFALMYLDQPEKRQKVIYKETDTWIQAQQDTNQQQRLRITEVDGSNPSGSDSNNSNGVAHKKGIFFPFTSVAMSFESLNYFVDMPQEMREQGVTESRLQLLHEVTGSFRPGVLTALMGVSGAGKTTLLDVLAGRKTGGCSEGDIRISGFPKKQETFARISGYCEQTDIHSPHVTVHESLIYSAFLRLPKEVENEKKMLFVSEVLELVELENIKDAIVGLPGVTGLSTEQRKRLTIAVELVANPSIIFMDEPTSGLDARAAAIVIRAVRNIVDTGRTVVCTIHQPSIDIFESFDELLLMKRGGQVIYAGPIGNNSQKIIEYFEEIHGIPKIPEKYNPATWILEVTSCAIEIRLGIDFAEHYKSSPLYHRNKALVMELCTPPVGATDLCFETQYSQSSWGQFKSCLWKTWLSYWRNPDYNLVRIIFTLAAALIVGTIFWKIGGKRESNINVNAIIGAMYSSVLYVGMNNAQTVQPVVATERTVFYRERAARMYSSFPYAMAQVLVEIPYVFFQTTYYALIVYAMVSFEWKADKFFWFFFVIFFSFLYFTYYGMMFVSISPNEQVAAIFAASFYAVFSIFSGFFIPRPRIPKWWVWYYWICPMAWTVYGFMVSQYHDVENKIMVPGMSHDPPMNSYIEDHYGYRPDFMGLVAVVLIAFCLLFAFVYAICLRLLNFQIR, from the exons ATGGAGTGCGAAAGTAAAGCGATGGAGGAAGAGAATATAGTCAGCGTTGTCAGGAGCATAGGAAGAAGTTTGAGCAGGGCAGCTGGGAGTTTGGGAATAGAAGATGTGTTCTCCATCAGTAGTGGTTGCAGCCATCACTCTATGGAAGATGAAGAGGCATTAAGATGGGCTGCTTTGGAGAAACTCTCTACCTACGATCGGTTACGAACCACCATCTTCAAGCACTATGTTCATGTGGATCAGCAAGAAATACCAACAGATAAGATGTTACTAGATGTACGAGAGCTAGATCCAAATGCTCAACAACAATTCATCGACCAAATCTTGAAGGTTACGGTAGATGATAACGGAAAGTTTTTGAAAAAGTTCAGAGATCGTGTTGATAA GGTTGGCATCTCTCTTCCAACTATAGAAGTTCGATTCCAAAATTTGACCATAGAAGCAGATTGCCACATTGGTGATAGGGCACTTCCATCACTACCAAATGCAGCCCGAAACATCGTGGAATCTCTTCTGGATTTTATTGGGATCCACTTGTATAAGAAAACAAAACTTGCCATTCTTAAAGATGTGTCTGGAATAATTAAACCATCACG AATGACACTTCTGTTGGGTCCACCATCTTCTGGGAAGACAACACTTTTGATGGCTATGTCCGGAAAGCACGACTCAAGCTTAAAG GTTGAAGGAGAGATTACTTACAACGGACATAAACTCTGTGAATTTATACCTCAAAGAACATCATCATACATCAGCCAGAATGATGTTCATGTTGGAGAAATGACTGTCAAGGAAACTTTAGATTTTTCGGCAAGGTGCCAAGGAGTTGGGTCCAGATTAG ATTTGCTGGCGGAGATCGCAAGAAGAGAGAAGCAAGCAAGGATTTTCCCAGATGCTGACGTCGACCTTTTCATGAAGGCAACGGCCATAGAAGGAGATGCAATCAATTTGATTACTTACTACACTCTTAGA ATACTAGGCCTGGATGTTTGTGGTGACACCATTGTTGGCAATGCTATGAGACGTGGAATCTCCGGAGGACAAAAGAAGCGAGTAACTACAG GAGAAATGCTTGTTGGGCCAGCAAAAACTCTTTTCATGGACGAGATATCTACAGGTCTAGACAGCTCAACTACCTTTCAGATAGTGAAATGTTTGCAGCAAGTTGTACATCTCACCGAGTCAACAATCACGATGTCTCTACTACAGCCTGATACAGAGACCTTTGATCTATTTGACGACGTGATACTGCTATCCGAAGGTCAGATTGTGTATCAAGGACCAAGAGAAAATGCACTTGAATTCTTTGAGAGTTGCGGTTTCATGTGTCCTGAGAGAAAAGGCATTGCTGACTTCTTACAAGAG GTTACATCTAGAAAAGATCAAGAGCAATATTGGGCAGATAGATGCAAATCATACAGGTACATACCAGTAAGTGAATTTGTTCAGCGATTCAAGAGTTTCCATGTGGGCGAGAAGCTAAAGTATGAGTTGAAAATCCCTTATAACAAGAACCAAAGTCACGACGCAGCAGTAGTCTTCAAGAAATACTTAGTGACCAAAAGGGAGATGCTCAAGGCCTCGTGGAATAAGGAGTTGCTACTTTTAAGGAGAAACGCTTCTGTTTACATTTTTAAAAGTGTACAGTTCATCATTTTAGCTTTTATTGGGGTGACTTTATTTATTAGGACTAAAATGCACACAAGGAGTGAAGATGATGGCTCAATCTATAACAAGACACTTCTATTAAGCTTGATCATAAACATGTATATTGGTCGAGCTGAAATCGCCTTCACCGTAGCAAGGGTTCCTGTAATTTTCAAGCAAAGAGATCTTTTGTTCCACCCAATGTGGGTTTACACACTTCCGACATTCTTGCTTCGTTTACCAATATGTTTGCTAGATAGTATTTCTTGGGTGGCTATACTATATTACGGTGTTGGTCTTGCCCCTGAAGCTAGCAG GTTCTTTAAGCACTTCCTGTTGATTTTTTTGATCCAAAATGTGGGAGGGGGACTTTTTAGGCTTATAGCTGGAGTGTGTAGGAAAATGAACATTGCAAACACATTTGGAACCCTTGCACTTCTACTAATATTTCTGTTGGGGGGTTTCATCCTTCCTAATGCTCAAATTCCTTACTGGTTGGGGTGGCTTACGTGGACATTACCATTGTCTTATGGTTTTAAATCTTTGGCGATAAATGAGTTTTTTGCTGCTAGGTGGATGAACAAAATT AGTTCAGATAATGTAACTAGCTTGGGGATAACAATACTAGAAAACATGGATGTTCCAACCCAAGAAACATGGTATTGGATTGGTGTTGCCTCTCTTCTAGGATTCGCAGTTCTCTTCAACGTCCTCTTCACTTTTGCTCTAATGTATTTAGATC AGCCGGAAAAAAGACAAAAGGTTATCTACAAAGAAACTGATACATGGATACAAGCTCAACAGGATACCAACCAACAACAAAGACTCAGAATAACTGAAGTGGATGGAAGTAATCCAA GTGGATCCGACTCTAATAACTCCAATGGTGTTGCTCATAAAAAAGGAATATTCTTTCCATTTACTTCAGTCGCCATGTCATTTGAGAGCCTGAACTATTTTGTTGATATGCCCCAA GAAATGAGAGAACAAGGGGTGACAGAAAGTAGATTGCAGTTACTTCATGAAGTAACAGGTTCCTTTAGGCCTGGAGTCCTAACTGCATTGATGGGAGTCAGTGGTGCTGGTAAAACAACATTATTGGATGTTTTAGCAGGAAGAAAGACAGGTGGTTGTAGTGAAGGAGATATAAGGATATCAGGATTTCCAAAGAAACAAGAAACTTTTGCAAGAATTTCTGGATACTGTGAGCAAACTGACATCCACTCGCCTCATGTCACTGTTCATGAATCTTTAATTTACTCGGCTTTCCTTCGGCTCCCAAAAgaagttgaaaatgaaaaaaagatG CTTTTTGTAAGTGAAGTGTTAGAGCTAGTTGAACTAGAAAACATCAAGGATGCAATAGTGGGGCTACCAGGAGTTACTGGTTTGTCAACAGAACAAAGGAAAAGACTTACAATCGCTGTAGAGCTTGTTGCTAATCCTTCAATCATTTTCATGGATGAACCAACTTCTGGGCTTGATGCAAGAGCAGCAGCCATTGTTATCCGAGCTGTGAGAAACATTGTGGACACAGGGAGAACTGTAGTTTGCACAATTCATCAGCCTAGCATCGAtatttttgaatcttttgatgAGTTATTGCTGATGAAAAGGGGAGGGCAAGTGATCTATGCAGGACCAATAGGCAATAATTCTCAAAAAATCATAGAATATTTTGAG GAAATTCATGGGATACCAAAGATTCCTGAAAAATACAATCCAGCAACATGGATATTGGAAGTCACCTCATGTGCTATAGAGATCCGGCTTGGTATCGATTTTGCTGAGCACTACAAATCATCACCCTTGTATCA TAGGAACAAGGCCCTAGTGATGGAGTTATGCACACCACCTGTTGGAGCAACAGATCTTTGCTTTGAAACACAATATTCTCAATCTTCATGGGGACAATTCAAGTCTTGTTTATGGAAGACGTGGTTGAGTTACTGGAGAAATCCTGATTATAATCTTGTTCGCATTATCTTCACCTTAGCTGCTGCGCTAATTGTTGGAACGATATTTTGGAAGATTGGCGGAAAAAG AGAGAGCAACATCAATGTGAATGCAATCATCGGGGCCATGTATAGTTCTGTGCTATATGTAGGTATGAACAATGCTCAGACGGTGCAGCCGGTAGTTGCCACAGAAAGAACAGTCTTTTATCGAGAAAGAGCAGCTAGAATGTACTCATCATTCCCATATGCCATGGCACAG GTATTAGTAGAGATCCCATACGTATTTTTTCAAACAACATATTACGCTTTGATAGTGTATGCCATGGTGTCATTCGAATGGAAAGCAGACAAATTCTTTTGGTTCTTCTTTGTCATCTTCTTTTCATTTTTGTACTTCACATACTACGGAATGATGTTTGTTTCCATCTCACCAAACGAACAAGTGGCAGCCATATTTGCGGCTTCATTCTATGCAGTTTTCAGTATCTTCTCAGGTTTTTTCATCCCTAGACCG AGAATTCCTAAGTGGTGGGTGTGGTACTACTGGATTTGCCCAATGGCTTGGACCGTGTATGGATTCATGGTATCACAATATCATGATGTTGAGAACAAGATCATGGTTCCTGGAATGTCACATGACCCGCCTATGAATTCATATATTGAAGATCATTATGGTTATAGACCAGATTTCATGGGTCTAGTTGCTGTAGTTCTAATTGCGTTTTGCTTATTATTTGCATTCGTCTATGCTATATGCTTAAGGTTGCTCAACTTCCAAATACGATAA